A window of the Cellvibrio sp. pealriver genome harbors these coding sequences:
- a CDS encoding peptidylprolyl isomerase, giving the protein MQITANKVVSFHYRLSETGGELLESSYESDPTLYLHGHNGLLAALEAAMEGKQAGDKISVSITPEQGYGQRQEGAVQRIPIKHLHGHEKLKGKIKPGMKVAVNTQHGPWDAVVLKVGKFNVDIDSNHPLAGKNLDFELEIVEVRDATDEELAHGHAHGVGGHHHD; this is encoded by the coding sequence ATGCAAATCACTGCCAACAAAGTTGTCAGCTTTCACTACCGCCTGAGCGAAACTGGCGGTGAGCTGCTGGAGTCATCCTACGAATCCGATCCAACTCTCTACCTGCATGGCCACAATGGTCTGCTCGCTGCGTTGGAAGCGGCGATGGAAGGCAAACAAGCGGGCGACAAAATCAGCGTAAGCATCACCCCTGAGCAAGGGTACGGCCAGCGCCAGGAAGGTGCGGTGCAACGCATCCCGATCAAACACCTGCACGGTCACGAGAAACTGAAAGGCAAAATCAAACCGGGCATGAAAGTCGCGGTCAATACCCAGCACGGCCCATGGGATGCCGTTGTATTGAAAGTCGGTAAATTCAATGTCGATATCGACAGCAACCATCCACTGGCTGGTAAAAATCTGGACTTTGAATTGGAGATCGTTGAAGTGCGCGATGCGACCGACGAAGAGCTCGCCCACGGTCATGCGCACGGCGTTGGTGGTCATCACCACGATTAA
- a CDS encoding efflux RND transporter permease subunit, whose translation MNISKFFVDRPIFAGVISLLIFIGGAIAMFQLPISEYPEVSPPSVVVNASYPGANPKVIAETVATPLEEQLAGTENMLYMFSQATTDGRLTLTVTFKIGTDPDLAQQMVQNRISQALPRLPDVTRQRGVTVVKSSPDLTMVVHLISPDKSYDELYLRNYALMNIKDELAKVPGVGMVRLFGSGDYAMRIWLNPEKIAEKNLTANDVVNAVREQNVQVAAGIIGGAPVTDLVDVQLPVNAKGRLDNPEEFGEIIIRAGSNGEITRLKDVARVEMGASEFALNSMLDSQPAVAIPIFQAPGANAIQISDNVRATMAELKERFPVGVDYHVVYDPTIFVKSSIKAVIKTLLEALALVVVVVILFLQTWRASIIPLLAVPVSIIGTFALMWAFGFSINTLSLFGLVLAIGIVVDDAIVVVENVERNIEEGLTPLAATYKAMQEVSGPIIAISLTLIAVFVPIAFVSGLTGQFYKQFALTIAISTVISAVNSLTLSPALAALLLKSHDAPKDRLTRGMDKVFGGFFGWFNRSFARASGNYSTQVGKILGRKMAAVGVYAVLLGVAVVGFNIIPKGFVPAQDKQYLIAFAQLPDGATLNRTEQVIREMGEIGLAEAGVENAVQFPGLSINGFTNSSSAGIVFFPLKDFDQRTSDDLSAGAIAHKLQMKFAGIEEAFIAIFPPPPVRGLGTTGGFKLQIEDRAGLGYEKLAEVVAQVQQKAMQRPELASVFSNYKINVPQLYADVDRTKAKQLGLNVKDVFDTMQVYLGSLYVNDFNQFGRTYQVIAQADAEYRNTPDDALKLKVRNAQGDMVPLGAVLTMQESYGPESAAHYNGYLAADINGNAAPGYSSGQAQDAIAEILDEVLPAGIVYEWTDLTYQEVLAGNTAIYILPLCLLLVFLVLAAQYESLALPLVVVTIVPLSILSALFGVWVTNGDNNIFTQISLFVLAGLASKNAILIVEFARELEMRGMETYQAAITASRMRLRPILMTSFAFIMGVLPMVFSTGAGAEMRSVMGIAVFSGMLGVTFFGLFFTPMFYVLLRKLEGNRSYKEDNRSYKVEDHSVPAIEDKSAGHKEVHI comes from the coding sequence ATGAACATATCCAAATTTTTCGTGGATCGCCCCATTTTCGCCGGTGTGATTTCACTGTTGATTTTTATCGGTGGCGCTATCGCCATGTTTCAATTGCCCATTTCGGAATACCCTGAAGTATCGCCGCCATCGGTGGTCGTGAATGCCTCCTATCCGGGTGCAAACCCGAAAGTGATTGCTGAAACCGTAGCAACACCCTTGGAAGAGCAGCTGGCGGGCACGGAAAATATGTTGTACATGTTTTCACAAGCGACTACCGATGGCCGGTTGACTTTAACGGTGACATTTAAGATCGGAACCGATCCGGATCTTGCACAGCAAATGGTGCAAAACCGTATTTCCCAGGCGCTGCCGCGCTTGCCCGATGTTACTCGCCAGCGCGGTGTAACCGTCGTAAAAAGCTCGCCTGATTTAACCATGGTGGTACATTTAATTTCGCCGGACAAAAGTTACGACGAACTTTATCTGCGCAACTACGCGCTGATGAATATTAAGGATGAGCTCGCCAAAGTGCCGGGTGTGGGTATGGTGCGTTTGTTTGGTTCTGGCGATTACGCCATGCGTATTTGGTTGAATCCGGAAAAAATTGCTGAAAAAAATCTCACTGCAAATGATGTGGTCAACGCTGTGCGCGAACAAAACGTGCAAGTGGCTGCCGGTATTATCGGCGGTGCGCCAGTGACCGATTTGGTGGATGTGCAATTGCCCGTGAATGCCAAAGGCCGTTTGGATAATCCGGAAGAGTTTGGTGAAATTATTATTCGCGCGGGTAGCAATGGTGAAATTACCCGCTTGAAAGATGTCGCCCGTGTGGAAATGGGTGCGTCAGAATTTGCGCTGAATTCCATGCTCGATAGTCAACCGGCCGTTGCTATTCCTATTTTCCAGGCACCCGGCGCAAATGCTATCCAAATTTCTGACAATGTGCGCGCCACTATGGCGGAATTGAAAGAGCGGTTTCCCGTCGGTGTGGATTACCACGTTGTGTATGACCCTACCATTTTTGTAAAAAGCTCAATCAAAGCAGTGATCAAAACCTTGCTTGAAGCACTGGCGTTGGTTGTGGTGGTGGTGATTCTGTTTTTACAAACCTGGAGAGCCTCCATTATTCCGCTGCTCGCCGTTCCGGTTTCGATTATCGGTACCTTTGCATTGATGTGGGCGTTTGGTTTTTCCATCAACACGCTTTCGCTATTTGGTTTGGTGTTGGCGATTGGTATCGTCGTTGACGATGCGATTGTGGTAGTGGAAAACGTTGAGCGAAATATTGAAGAGGGTTTAACGCCGCTTGCTGCAACTTATAAAGCGATGCAGGAAGTTAGCGGGCCGATTATTGCTATTTCGTTAACGTTGATTGCGGTGTTTGTGCCTATCGCATTCGTGAGTGGTTTGACTGGTCAGTTCTACAAACAATTTGCGTTGACTATTGCGATTTCCACCGTGATTTCAGCGGTTAACTCACTCACGCTCAGCCCGGCATTAGCTGCACTGTTGTTAAAAAGTCACGATGCACCTAAAGACCGTTTGACCAGAGGGATGGATAAAGTATTCGGTGGTTTCTTCGGCTGGTTCAACCGCAGCTTTGCGCGTGCGTCCGGTAATTACTCTACACAAGTCGGAAAAATTTTAGGCCGCAAAATGGCTGCAGTCGGTGTTTATGCAGTGTTGCTTGGTGTTGCAGTAGTTGGGTTCAATATTATCCCCAAAGGTTTTGTGCCTGCGCAGGATAAACAATATCTGATTGCGTTTGCGCAATTGCCTGACGGCGCGACTCTGAACCGCACCGAGCAAGTGATCCGTGAAATGGGTGAAATTGGTTTGGCTGAAGCCGGTGTGGAAAATGCGGTGCAATTTCCTGGCTTGAGTATTAACGGTTTCACCAACAGCTCCAGCGCGGGCATTGTGTTTTTCCCGTTAAAAGATTTTGACCAGCGCACCAGTGATGATCTTTCTGCAGGTGCTATTGCGCACAAATTGCAAATGAAATTTGCCGGTATAGAAGAAGCGTTTATTGCGATCTTCCCTCCACCACCTGTGCGTGGTTTGGGTACAACCGGCGGATTTAAATTGCAAATTGAAGACCGCGCAGGTTTGGGTTACGAAAAGCTGGCTGAAGTGGTTGCGCAGGTGCAACAAAAAGCTATGCAGCGCCCGGAGCTTGCGAGTGTGTTTTCCAATTACAAAATTAATGTGCCGCAATTGTATGCCGACGTGGATCGCACCAAAGCCAAACAGCTGGGTCTGAATGTGAAAGATGTCTTCGACACCATGCAAGTGTATCTCGGCTCTTTGTATGTGAATGACTTTAACCAATTTGGTCGTACTTATCAGGTTATCGCGCAAGCGGATGCAGAGTATCGCAACACGCCTGATGACGCGCTCAAATTAAAAGTGCGCAATGCACAGGGCGATATGGTGCCGCTGGGTGCAGTGCTCACCATGCAAGAAAGTTATGGCCCTGAAAGTGCTGCGCATTACAACGGTTATTTGGCGGCGGATATTAATGGCAATGCCGCGCCCGGTTATTCAAGTGGGCAGGCACAGGATGCAATTGCTGAAATTCTGGATGAAGTGTTGCCTGCAGGTATTGTGTATGAGTGGACCGATTTAACTTATCAGGAAGTGCTCGCCGGTAATACCGCGATTTATATTTTGCCATTGTGTTTGCTGTTGGTGTTTTTGGTGCTTGCCGCGCAGTACGAAAGTTTGGCGTTGCCACTGGTCGTCGTGACAATTGTTCCGCTCTCGATTTTGTCTGCACTTTTTGGTGTGTGGGTTACCAATGGTGATAACAATATTTTTACGCAGATCAGTTTGTTTGTGCTGGCGGGGCTTGCCAGTAAAAACGCGATTTTGATTGTGGAATTTGCGCGTGAACTGGAAATGCGCGGCATGGAAACTTATCAAGCAGCAATTACCGCGAGCCGTATGCGTTTACGCCCAATCCTGATGACATCTTTCGCGTTCATTATGGGTGTACTGCCGATGGTGTTTTCTACCGGTGCCGGTGCCGAAATGCGCAGCGTGATGGGTATTGCGGTGTTCTCGGGCATGTTGGGCGTGACCTTCTTTGGTTTATTTTTCACGCCAATGTTTTATGTGTTGCTGCGCAAACTGGAAGGTAATCGCAGTTATAAAGAAGACAATCGCAGTTATAAAGTTGAAGATCATTCTGTTCCTGCCATTGAAGATAAAAGTGCAGGGCATAAAGAGGTGCATATATGA
- a CDS encoding efflux transporter outer membrane subunit: MNRKPLLKLFSLALLPLVISACSGFKSVEHARDLATTPTLPAAFAVQQGVTQEQPVVAWWSQLNDEQLNQLIADALQQNHSIRIAQASLAESRALLRNSKLDRYPTVEANVSGTRQKQSADVVGAGDRISETYQAGFDASWELDVFGRVRNGVKLSKAQLAASEADLQAAQVSIAAEVASAYITLRGNQYLLDVALRNVINQQETLQLTERFEEVGRGDQLDVTRAEAQLELTRASIPVLHAQVNVALNRIGVLTGKPTAELKTALTQTKSLPEVPASFAVGNPADLLKRRPDIRSAENALAGAVAEYNIRVADLYPSITFSGGLGYLSTDWTRLGNSGTDTFSFSPRIQWAALNLGRVDAQIDAADARTQARVAEFEQKVLVALEETDNALQNFSREEERRTDLQRALNASNQAAFFARKRFEVGSSDFLTVLDAERSQLTISAQLAQSDMQVLLNLVAVYKSLGGGWELNNAAVAARN; encoded by the coding sequence ATGAACCGGAAACCTTTATTGAAATTATTTAGCCTTGCATTGCTACCCTTGGTCATCAGTGCCTGTAGCGGATTCAAATCTGTCGAGCATGCACGTGATCTGGCAACCACACCAACACTGCCTGCTGCATTTGCAGTACAGCAAGGTGTGACACAGGAGCAGCCTGTGGTTGCCTGGTGGTCGCAATTAAACGATGAGCAGTTAAATCAATTAATTGCCGATGCGTTGCAACAAAACCATTCGATCCGTATTGCGCAAGCATCGCTTGCTGAATCGCGCGCACTGCTGCGCAACAGCAAGTTGGATCGCTACCCAACAGTGGAAGCCAATGTCAGTGGCACACGCCAAAAACAAAGTGCAGATGTTGTAGGTGCAGGTGATCGCATCAGTGAAACCTATCAAGCCGGTTTTGATGCGAGTTGGGAGTTGGATGTGTTTGGCCGTGTGCGCAATGGTGTGAAATTATCCAAAGCACAATTGGCCGCAAGCGAAGCCGATTTGCAAGCAGCACAAGTCAGCATCGCAGCGGAAGTCGCCAGTGCTTACATCACCTTGCGTGGCAACCAGTATTTATTGGATGTAGCGCTGCGCAATGTGATCAACCAACAGGAAACGCTGCAACTTACCGAACGTTTTGAAGAAGTTGGGCGTGGCGATCAGTTAGATGTTACGCGCGCCGAAGCGCAGCTTGAATTAACGCGCGCGAGTATTCCGGTGTTGCATGCGCAAGTGAATGTGGCGTTGAATCGCATAGGCGTACTCACCGGAAAACCAACCGCTGAATTAAAAACGGCGCTGACGCAAACCAAATCTTTGCCGGAAGTACCTGCATCCTTTGCGGTGGGAAATCCTGCGGATTTATTAAAACGTCGGCCTGACATTCGCAGTGCAGAAAATGCGCTTGCCGGTGCAGTCGCTGAATACAATATTCGTGTGGCCGATTTGTATCCCAGCATTACTTTTAGCGGTGGCCTTGGTTATTTATCGACGGATTGGACGCGCTTGGGCAACAGCGGAACCGATACTTTTTCCTTCTCACCACGCATTCAATGGGCGGCGTTAAATCTCGGCCGCGTGGATGCACAAATTGATGCTGCCGATGCCCGCACCCAGGCACGTGTTGCGGAATTTGAACAAAAAGTATTGGTGGCGCTGGAGGAAACCGATAACGCTTTGCAAAATTTCTCGCGTGAGGAAGAGCGCCGTACCGATTTACAGCGCGCATTAAATGCCAGTAACCAAGCTGCGTTTTTTGCCCGTAAACGGTTTGAAGTAGGCAGCAGCGATTTTCTAACCGTGCTCGATGCAGAGCGTTCGCAGCTAACCATTAGTGCGCAGTTGGCGCAGAGCGATATGCAGGTGCTATTAAATTTAGTCGCGGTCTATAAATCGCTGGGCGGCGGCTGGGAGTTGAATAATGCTGCTGTTGCAGCACGTAATTAA
- a CDS encoding TetR/AcrR family transcriptional regulator, whose protein sequence is MNATDTRTVLLETALNLIWNSNYNSVGVNEICKQAGVTKGSFYHHFESKAQLFCEATNHYWDEIRRELDCIFSPINSPLEQLENWLQFIFINKVGEDKDNVPGCAFFTAGMQAGCGENRISDTLQVMTERGAKYNQALVLSLLNNNYLQNAKDPEQLARLMQQYVQGAIMHARVTRNISNIKKDLPEGIYRILGLKPEFWFSTKPTWPCTEPT, encoded by the coding sequence ATGAACGCCACCGACACCCGCACCGTCCTACTGGAAACCGCGCTGAACCTGATCTGGAACAGCAATTACAATTCTGTGGGTGTGAACGAAATCTGCAAGCAGGCAGGCGTTACCAAAGGCAGCTTCTATCACCACTTTGAATCCAAAGCGCAGCTGTTTTGCGAAGCAACCAATCATTACTGGGATGAAATTCGCCGCGAGCTGGATTGTATTTTTTCTCCCATCAATAGCCCACTCGAACAGTTGGAAAATTGGTTGCAATTTATTTTTATTAACAAGGTTGGCGAAGATAAAGACAACGTGCCCGGCTGCGCGTTTTTTACCGCCGGTATGCAAGCGGGCTGTGGCGAGAATCGCATTAGCGATACCTTGCAAGTCATGACCGAGCGCGGCGCAAAATACAATCAGGCACTGGTGCTCAGCTTGCTTAACAACAATTATTTGCAAAACGCAAAAGACCCGGAACAACTGGCGCGCCTGATGCAACAATACGTGCAAGGCGCAATCATGCACGCGCGCGTGACACGCAATATCAGCAACATTAAAAAAGATTTACCGGAAGGGATTTATCGCATACTCGGTTTAAAACCGGAATTTTGGTTCAGCACAAAACCGACCTGGCCGTGCACCGAACCAACATGA
- a CDS encoding DUF5009 domain-containing protein, translating into MNNPVSNANRVLSIDVFRGIIIFTMVFVNELAGVADIPQWMKHLPADVDGMTFVDLVFPAFLFIVGMSIPFAIQARANKGDSALEIFKHIALRSLGLMVIGVFMVNAESGYDAAAMSISMPLWTLLMFICVLLIWSNYPKTLSPTISLGAKLIGVAGLIMLWWLYQGPDNTGMTTQWWGILGLIGWAYLLAGSLFLITRQFASPATQFFTLAVAALGLIVLFFILDKNKADLAGVPVLETLAGFNGNHTHAAIVLAGVILSQLFYLPNFAASKFKNYLIFTGVVCALAFASWQVSPISKIWATPSWALFSVFFCCVIFGAVYWLVDVKQQRRWTVFFEPSATNPLLVYILPYIVLSLCGIFGFYLRPEYFNAGVPGIIWSLLFACVIMGIGALLTRTGLRVKL; encoded by the coding sequence ATGAATAATCCCGTTAGTAACGCCAACCGCGTTTTATCCATCGATGTTTTCCGCGGCATCATTATTTTTACCATGGTCTTTGTGAATGAATTGGCCGGTGTGGCCGATATTCCCCAGTGGATGAAACATTTACCGGCCGATGTCGATGGCATGACCTTTGTTGATCTGGTTTTCCCCGCATTTTTATTTATCGTCGGCATGTCAATTCCGTTTGCAATCCAGGCGCGCGCCAACAAGGGTGATTCCGCATTGGAGATTTTCAAACACATCGCCCTGCGCAGTCTCGGGCTAATGGTGATCGGCGTGTTTATGGTGAATGCGGAGTCGGGCTACGATGCAGCCGCGATGAGCATCTCCATGCCGCTGTGGACCTTGTTAATGTTTATCTGTGTGTTGCTGATTTGGTCGAATTATCCCAAAACACTTTCACCCACTATTTCACTCGGCGCAAAACTGATTGGCGTTGCCGGATTAATAATGCTTTGGTGGTTGTACCAAGGCCCGGATAACACCGGCATGACCACACAGTGGTGGGGAATTCTCGGGTTAATCGGTTGGGCATATTTGTTGGCAGGCTCGTTGTTTTTAATCACACGTCAGTTTGCATCACCCGCCACGCAATTTTTCACACTCGCCGTTGCAGCGCTTGGTTTGATTGTGTTGTTTTTTATTTTGGATAAAAACAAAGCCGATTTAGCGGGCGTTCCGGTGTTGGAAACTCTGGCCGGATTCAACGGCAATCACACCCATGCCGCGATTGTGTTGGCTGGTGTCATTCTCTCGCAATTATTTTATCTGCCAAATTTTGCAGCAAGTAAATTTAAAAACTATTTAATTTTTACCGGCGTAGTCTGCGCGTTGGCATTCGCCAGTTGGCAGGTCTCACCCATTTCCAAAATTTGGGCAACACCTAGCTGGGCATTGTTCAGCGTATTTTTTTGCTGTGTGATTTTCGGTGCGGTGTATTGGTTGGTCGATGTCAAACAGCAGCGCCGCTGGACGGTATTTTTTGAACCCTCCGCCACCAATCCTTTATTGGTGTATATCCTGCCGTATATCGTGCTGTCGCTGTGCGGGATTTTCGGTTTTTATCTGCGCCCTGAATATTTTAACGCGGGTGTGCCGGGCATTATCTGGAGCCTGTTGTTTGCTTGCGTGATCATGGGAATTGGCGCGCTGCTGACGCGCACGGGGTTGCGCGTCAAGCTGTAA
- the trxC gene encoding thioredoxin TrxC yields the protein MSAIQINCPHCFATNRLPSERLADNPNCGRCKNHLFVGKPLELNAGNVASTIEKNDIPVLVDCWAPWCGPCQSFAPVFEQLAAQSEPYLRCAKLNTEAVPDVAQDWGIRSIPTLILFKDGREVERVSGAMPLPQLKAWLVQVGAFN from the coding sequence ATGAGCGCCATACAAATTAATTGCCCCCATTGTTTTGCCACCAACCGTTTACCCTCCGAGCGCTTGGCTGATAACCCAAACTGCGGCCGATGCAAAAATCATCTGTTTGTGGGAAAGCCACTGGAGTTGAATGCGGGAAATGTGGCTAGCACCATCGAAAAAAATGATATTCCGGTATTGGTCGATTGCTGGGCTCCTTGGTGTGGCCCTTGCCAAAGTTTTGCGCCGGTGTTCGAACAATTGGCGGCGCAATCGGAACCTTATTTGCGCTGTGCAAAATTAAATACCGAAGCTGTACCCGATGTTGCACAAGATTGGGGAATTCGCAGTATTCCTACATTGATTTTATTTAAAGACGGGCGCGAAGTGGAGCGCGTATCCGGCGCTATGCCATTGCCGCAACTCAAAGCCTGGCTGGTGCAAGTGGGGGCGTTTAATTAA
- a CDS encoding Crp/Fnr family transcriptional regulator, protein MLENVRLFADVPTEYLQQLEKLSIPRRFPKNTVLVTEGDESTHLYIIRKGTASAFLTNEDGRQVNLNYMQEGEYFGELSLLDGKPRSASVMTVTDCEIILVPRAGVIELLSKHPEFAMVLITELTRRVRDLTDSVKDMALLDVYGRVSNALEKLSDENKRIHNPKVTHQDIANMVGSSREMVSRIMKQLLIGEYIEQCPGYIEIKKQLPRYW, encoded by the coding sequence ATGTTAGAGAACGTACGCCTTTTTGCCGATGTGCCGACCGAATATCTCCAGCAATTGGAAAAACTCAGCATTCCGCGCCGCTTTCCCAAAAATACAGTGTTGGTGACTGAGGGCGATGAATCCACGCACCTGTATATTATCCGCAAGGGAACCGCGAGCGCGTTTTTAACCAATGAAGATGGCCGTCAGGTCAATTTGAATTACATGCAGGAAGGTGAATATTTTGGTGAGCTATCACTGCTGGATGGCAAGCCACGCTCTGCATCGGTAATGACAGTGACCGATTGCGAAATCATTTTAGTTCCACGCGCGGGCGTCATTGAGCTGCTCAGCAAGCACCCGGAATTTGCGATGGTATTGATTACCGAATTAACACGCCGCGTGCGCGACTTGACTGACAGCGTAAAAGATATGGCACTGCTGGATGTATATGGCCGCGTGAGTAATGCATTGGAAAAATTGAGCGATGAAAATAAACGCATCCACAACCCTAAGGTGACCCATCAGGATATTGCCAACATGGTGGGTTCATCGCGCGAAATGGTAAGCCGGATCATGAAACAATTATTGATTGGCGAATATATTGAACAATGCCCCGGTTACATTGAAATCAAAAAGCAATTACCGCGTTATTGGTAA
- a CDS encoding efflux RND transporter periplasmic adaptor subunit encodes MSSTMNSKSTAAVSRRTFQYTAAAILAGIVGFYYVTGVDAATPAAVPPAPTVDVVVLEPQTIRAWANFSGRLAPVESAAIKPLVSGTIQQVLFSEGQQVKKGQPLFVIDPRPHQASVQRAQAQLATAQSRAKLAKDELDRSQQLIAAKLISQSIYDSAFSAHQVAQADVKQAEAALNQAKLDLEYAHISAPISGRVGRAELTVGNVVEAGANAPLLTQIVANDKLYAEFNVDEATYIQFVRNTKNTQDMPVELTLASDASVTYKGYISAFDNRLDTNSGTIRARAVFENNDGALTAGMFANVRLGSAEKMQALLIPERAIGTNQSKKYVLVVDENNTANYHEVTLGDHYQGQRVIVAGVNAGDKIIVNGLSHVRPNSVVNPSVTQEGAATKVASSH; translated from the coding sequence ATGAGTAGCACCATGAATAGCAAGAGTACTGCCGCTGTATCGCGCCGTACCTTCCAATACACAGCCGCCGCCATACTTGCAGGTATAGTCGGTTTTTATTATGTGACCGGAGTAGACGCTGCAACCCCTGCAGCCGTACCACCTGCACCAACTGTGGATGTGGTGGTGCTGGAGCCACAAACCATCCGTGCCTGGGCTAATTTCTCTGGTCGCCTCGCGCCGGTAGAAAGCGCCGCCATCAAACCTCTGGTGAGCGGCACTATCCAGCAAGTACTGTTTAGCGAAGGTCAGCAAGTGAAAAAAGGCCAGCCGCTGTTTGTGATTGACCCGCGTCCGCATCAGGCATCGGTGCAACGCGCCCAGGCACAATTGGCGACAGCGCAATCGCGCGCAAAACTGGCGAAAGATGAATTGGATCGCTCACAGCAATTGATTGCAGCCAAGTTGATATCGCAAAGCATTTACGATTCCGCTTTCAGTGCGCATCAGGTGGCGCAGGCCGATGTAAAACAAGCAGAGGCGGCGTTGAATCAAGCAAAACTGGATTTGGAATATGCGCACATCAGTGCACCGATTTCCGGCCGTGTAGGTCGTGCTGAATTGACGGTAGGTAATGTGGTGGAAGCGGGGGCAAATGCGCCGCTGCTTACGCAGATTGTGGCGAACGACAAACTCTATGCAGAATTTAATGTGGATGAAGCGACCTACATTCAATTTGTACGCAACACCAAAAACACACAGGACATGCCGGTGGAATTAACACTCGCCAGCGATGCCAGCGTGACCTACAAAGGTTACATCTCTGCCTTTGATAATCGTCTGGATACCAATAGCGGCACCATTCGTGCGCGCGCTGTATTTGAAAACAACGACGGCGCATTAACCGCCGGTATGTTTGCCAATGTGCGCTTGGGTTCAGCAGAAAAAATGCAGGCGTTATTAATTCCCGAGCGTGCCATTGGCACCAACCAAAGCAAAAAATATGTATTGGTTGTGGATGAAAATAATACCGCGAATTATCACGAAGTTACCTTGGGTGATCACTATCAAGGCCAGCGCGTGATTGTCGCGGGTGTCAATGCGGGCGATAAAATTATCGTCAATGGTCTGTCTCATGTGCGACCGAATAGCGTCGTCAATCCAAGTGTTACGCAAGAGGGTGCTGCAACCAAGGTTGCGTCGTCGCACTGA